Proteins encoded in a region of the Melospiza georgiana isolate bMelGeo1 chromosome 2, bMelGeo1.pri, whole genome shotgun sequence genome:
- the LOC131096902 gene encoding uncharacterized protein LOC131096902, whose translation MVPCSFCVAMLAPLVLALEQSPDMVIKEGQSVNLECSQKKSSNRVMYWYLLPSEKNSSLTQLVYAYEGATAVVEKGFESHFKSSKIKGDSITLSIEHAFLNDSGTYYCAESEHSGWALQQSPDTVVRLGDTITLECSGLGNAVKTMYWYKLPKEKDAGMQLVVFSVEGGKADIEKEFQNRFQSSGTRNNHLAVKIQHALLNDTGTYFCAEQDPQ comes from the exons ATGGTTCCCTGCTCTTTCTGTGTGGCCATGCTGGCCCCTCTGG ttttAGCCCTGGAACAGTCTCCAGACATGGTGATCAAAGAAGGCCAGTCCGTGAATCTGGAATGCTCCCAGAAGAAATCTTCCAACAGAGTTATGTACTGGTACCTGCTGCCTTCAGAGAAGAATTCCAGTCTGACCCAGTTGGTTTATGCATATGAAGGTGCCACTGCAGTGGTGGAGAAGGGTTTTGAGAGCCATTTCAAGAGCAGCAAGATAAAAGGAGACAGTATCACCCTCTCAATAGAACATGCCTTTCTCAATGACTCTGGCACATACTACTGTGCTGAGAGTGAACACAGTG GCTGGGCCCTTCAACAATCACCAGATACAGTTGTCCGGCTGGGAGACACCATCACTCTGGAATGTTCTGGATTGGGGAATGCAGTCAAGACCATGTACTGGTACAAGTTACCCAAGGAGAAGGATGCCGGAATGCAGCTGGTTGTATTTTCAGTGGAAGGTGGCAAAGCAGATATTGAGAAGGAATTCCAAAATCGCTTCCAGAGTAGCGGGACTAGGAATAACCATTTAGCTGTGAAGATCCAGCATGCCCTACTCAATGACACAGGCACATATTTCTGTGCTGAACAAGATCCACAGTGA